Proteins encoded by one window of Podarcis muralis chromosome 11, rPodMur119.hap1.1, whole genome shotgun sequence:
- the SPIN1 gene encoding spindlin-1 isoform X1, with translation MKTPFGKAPGQRSRADPVTVDIFLVGHAGVSASVMKKRASHKKHRNNVGPSKPMSQPRRNIVGCRIQHGWKEGSGPVTQWKGTVLDQVPVNPSLYLIKYDGFDCVYGLELHKDERVSALEVLPDRVASSRISDAHLADTMIGKAVEHMFETEDGSKDEWRGMVLARAPIMNTWFYITYEKDPVLYMYQLLDDYKEGDLRIMPDSNDSPPAEREPGEVVDSLVGKQVEYAKEDGSKRTGMVIHQVEAKPSVYFIKFDDDFHIYVYDLVKTS, from the exons ATGAAGACCCCATTTGGAAAGGCACCAGGTCAGCGTTCCAGAGCTGATCCAG TCACTGTTGACATCTTCCTTGTAGGGCATGCAGGTGTGTCTGCCAGCGTGATGAAGAAGAGAGCTTCCCACAA AAAGCATCGAAACAACGTGGGACCAAGCAAACCAATGTCGCAACCTAGAAGAAATATTGTAGGCTGCAGAATACAGCATGGATGGAAAGAAGGGAGCGGACCCGTGACACAATGGAAAGGCACTGTCCTAGACCAGGTTCCTGTAAATCCCTCCCTCTACCTTATCAAATATGATGGATTTGATTGTGTCTATGGACTAGAACTGCACAAAGACGAAAGGGTTTCAGCACTCGAAGTGCTTCCAGATAGAGTTG CTTCATCTCGAATCAGTGATGCCCACCTGGCAGACACCATGATTGGCAAAGCAGTGGAGCATATGTTTGAAACCGAAGATGGTTCAAAAGATGAGTGGAGGGGAATGGTCTTGGCTCGGGCACCAATTATGAACACATGGTTTTATATTACCTATGAGAAGGATCCTGTCTTGTACATGTACCAGCTCTTAGATGACTATAAAGAAGGTGATCTCCGTATTATGCCTGATTCCA ATGATTCACCTCCAGCAGAACGGGAGCCTGGCGAAGTTGTGGACAGCCTAGTGGGGAAACAAGTGGAATATGCCAAAGAAGATGGCTCAAAAAGGACTGGCATGGTCATTCATCAGGTGGAAGCCAAACCCTCGGTCTATTTCATCAAGTTTGACGATGATTTCCATATTTATGTCTATGATTTGGTGAAGACATCTTAG
- the SPIN1 gene encoding spindlin-1 isoform X2: MKTPFGKAPGQRSRADPGHAGVSASVMKKRASHKKHRNNVGPSKPMSQPRRNIVGCRIQHGWKEGSGPVTQWKGTVLDQVPVNPSLYLIKYDGFDCVYGLELHKDERVSALEVLPDRVASSRISDAHLADTMIGKAVEHMFETEDGSKDEWRGMVLARAPIMNTWFYITYEKDPVLYMYQLLDDYKEGDLRIMPDSNDSPPAEREPGEVVDSLVGKQVEYAKEDGSKRTGMVIHQVEAKPSVYFIKFDDDFHIYVYDLVKTS; the protein is encoded by the exons ATGAAGACCCCATTTGGAAAGGCACCAGGTCAGCGTTCCAGAGCTGATCCAG GGCATGCAGGTGTGTCTGCCAGCGTGATGAAGAAGAGAGCTTCCCACAA AAAGCATCGAAACAACGTGGGACCAAGCAAACCAATGTCGCAACCTAGAAGAAATATTGTAGGCTGCAGAATACAGCATGGATGGAAAGAAGGGAGCGGACCCGTGACACAATGGAAAGGCACTGTCCTAGACCAGGTTCCTGTAAATCCCTCCCTCTACCTTATCAAATATGATGGATTTGATTGTGTCTATGGACTAGAACTGCACAAAGACGAAAGGGTTTCAGCACTCGAAGTGCTTCCAGATAGAGTTG CTTCATCTCGAATCAGTGATGCCCACCTGGCAGACACCATGATTGGCAAAGCAGTGGAGCATATGTTTGAAACCGAAGATGGTTCAAAAGATGAGTGGAGGGGAATGGTCTTGGCTCGGGCACCAATTATGAACACATGGTTTTATATTACCTATGAGAAGGATCCTGTCTTGTACATGTACCAGCTCTTAGATGACTATAAAGAAGGTGATCTCCGTATTATGCCTGATTCCA ATGATTCACCTCCAGCAGAACGGGAGCCTGGCGAAGTTGTGGACAGCCTAGTGGGGAAACAAGTGGAATATGCCAAAGAAGATGGCTCAAAAAGGACTGGCATGGTCATTCATCAGGTGGAAGCCAAACCCTCGGTCTATTTCATCAAGTTTGACGATGATTTCCATATTTATGTCTATGATTTGGTGAAGACATCTTAG
- the SPIN1 gene encoding spindlin-1 isoform X3, which produces MKKRASHKKHRNNVGPSKPMSQPRRNIVGCRIQHGWKEGSGPVTQWKGTVLDQVPVNPSLYLIKYDGFDCVYGLELHKDERVSALEVLPDRVASSRISDAHLADTMIGKAVEHMFETEDGSKDEWRGMVLARAPIMNTWFYITYEKDPVLYMYQLLDDYKEGDLRIMPDSNDSPPAEREPGEVVDSLVGKQVEYAKEDGSKRTGMVIHQVEAKPSVYFIKFDDDFHIYVYDLVKTS; this is translated from the exons ATGAAGAAGAGAGCTTCCCACAA AAAGCATCGAAACAACGTGGGACCAAGCAAACCAATGTCGCAACCTAGAAGAAATATTGTAGGCTGCAGAATACAGCATGGATGGAAAGAAGGGAGCGGACCCGTGACACAATGGAAAGGCACTGTCCTAGACCAGGTTCCTGTAAATCCCTCCCTCTACCTTATCAAATATGATGGATTTGATTGTGTCTATGGACTAGAACTGCACAAAGACGAAAGGGTTTCAGCACTCGAAGTGCTTCCAGATAGAGTTG CTTCATCTCGAATCAGTGATGCCCACCTGGCAGACACCATGATTGGCAAAGCAGTGGAGCATATGTTTGAAACCGAAGATGGTTCAAAAGATGAGTGGAGGGGAATGGTCTTGGCTCGGGCACCAATTATGAACACATGGTTTTATATTACCTATGAGAAGGATCCTGTCTTGTACATGTACCAGCTCTTAGATGACTATAAAGAAGGTGATCTCCGTATTATGCCTGATTCCA ATGATTCACCTCCAGCAGAACGGGAGCCTGGCGAAGTTGTGGACAGCCTAGTGGGGAAACAAGTGGAATATGCCAAAGAAGATGGCTCAAAAAGGACTGGCATGGTCATTCATCAGGTGGAAGCCAAACCCTCGGTCTATTTCATCAAGTTTGACGATGATTTCCATATTTATGTCTATGATTTGGTGAAGACATCTTAG